From the genome of Methanoregula boonei 6A8:
CGTCACCATCACCATCCCCCTGGGCACCAAAGGCGCCGATGTGAACGATAAGATCATTGCGGTCCTCAAGAACGACTGGGCACAACTCGGGATCAGCGTGAGCACCCTCAATTACCAGGACGCCACCCAGTACCGCAACGCGGTCAATGCCAACCCGGTCTTTATTGACTCCTTCCCGGTCCTCCTCCACGATGACCCGGATGCACTGGGCAATTTTGCGGTCACTCCCCTGCAGGAGACCAACTACTACAACTACAATGACCCTGAGTACAACCGCCTCGTTGCCCGGGTAAAGAATACCACGGACCCGGTTGAGGTAAAGGAGATGACATACCAGCTTCAGGATCTTCTGGCCCAGGATATCCCCACGGTACCCGTTGCTACCACGGATACCCTGGTGGCATACCGGTCGGACCGGTTTGTCGGCTGGGACATCGGGCCCGGATACCACAGCACCATGGACCCAAGAGTCCTCGAAAACCTCACACCGGTACAGCAGACATAACGGATCGCCATGGCGGGCAGGATCAAAAGGCATATCCTCTTTTTGGCTTGCCACGCATGTTTTTCACCGGGAATGTACGCACATCCCTGACCCTGCCAGACTCCTCTCGTTAAAAAAAAGGATTTATCACGATGACCGGCGACAGGCACAAAGAACGACAGGGTGACACCGGCACATGATCAGCGGAAACTATCTTCTCCGCCGCATCTGTTACAGCGGGGCATCGTTTTTTGTCTGCATGACCATCACTTTCTTCCTTCTTCACCTCATGCCCGGGGACTATATCACCAACTACCTTCTCTCCCTTTCTAACCAGATCCCTCAGGCAGCAGTCGACCAGTTCCGCCACCAGTTCGGCCTCGATCTCCCGCTCACCCAGCAGTACGCTCTCTATATTGTAAACATCCTCCACGGGCAATGGGGGTATTCCTATGCGTACGGCCAGCCGGTCTTTTCCATGATCACCGAGAAACTCGGCTGGTCACTGATCCTTCTTGTGCCGGCAACGATTCTCGGTATCCTTATCGGGACAATTATCGGGGCATGGTCGGGATGGAGATCCGGGGGAAAACAGGATCTTGCGATCTTCAATGTCATGATCGTGATCCGGGCAATTCCGGAGTTCTGGTGGGCGATCATGGCCGTGATGGTCTTTGCCTTTTATCTTCGGTGGTTCCCCCTGGGAGGGTACACCAGTATCAGCGTGCTCTCCACCGGCCTCTCCATCCCCGACCTGCTGTACCATGCGATCCTTCCCATCGCCCTGATGACCTTTTTTATAGCCACCGGGAACTACTACGTGA
Proteins encoded in this window:
- a CDS encoding ABC transporter permease produces the protein MISGNYLLRRICYSGASFFVCMTITFFLLHLMPGDYITNYLLSLSNQIPQAAVDQFRHQFGLDLPLTQQYALYIVNILHGQWGYSYAYGQPVFSMITEKLGWSLILLVPATILGILIGTIIGAWSGWRSGGKQDLAIFNVMIVIRAIPEFWWAIMAVMVFAFYLRWFPLGGYTSISVLSTGLSIPDLLYHAILPIALMTFFIATGNYYVMRNSMIAVIGEDYITTARAKGLDERNILWRHALKNALLPMVTITTFQCAAIIMGNVFVETVFSWPGIGFLTTEALTNRDLPLLEGIFLLDSLMTIGAMLVADILSSMIDPRIRMGNDE